From a single Myotis daubentonii chromosome 5, mMyoDau2.1, whole genome shotgun sequence genomic region:
- the FAM167A gene encoding protein FAM167A, translating to MSVPQIQVEEVVVGEEVLAGAAPPPDDHLRSLKALTEKLRLETRRPSYLEWQARLEEQAWPFPRPAAEQRECGEEEPSLPPREPRQHPPPNASASRDAGTGSTGKLEGFENIDEAIAWLRKELTEMRLQDQQLARQLMRLRSDINKLKIEQTCDLHRRMLNDATYELEERDELSDLFCDSPLASSFSLSTPLKLIGVTKMNINSRRFSLC from the exons ATGTCTGTGCCCCAGATCCAGGTGGAAGAAGTGGTGGTGGGGGAAGAGGTGCTGGCGGGAGCAGCCCCGCCTCCTGACGACCACCTCCGGAGCCTGAAGGCCCtgactgagaaactgaggctggagacCCGCAGGCCCTCCTACCTGGAATGGCAGGCGAGGCTGGAGGAGCAGGCCTGGCCCTTCCCCAGGCCGGCTGCTGAGCAGCGGGAGTGTGGGGAGGAAGAGCCCTCCCTGCCGCCGAGAGAGCCCAGGCAGCACCCACCACCTAATGCCAGTGCCAGCCGGGATGCCGGGACCGGGTCCACGGGCAAGCTGGAAGGCTTTGAGAATATCGACGAGGCCATAGCCTGGCTCAGGAAGGAACTG aCGGAGATGCGGCTGCAGGACCAGCAGCTGGCCAGACAGCTCATGCGCCTGCGCAGTGACATCAACAAGCTGAAGATAGAGCAGACCTGCGACCTCCACAGGCGGATGCTCAACGACGCCACCTATGAGCTGGAGGAGCGCGATGAGCTGTCAGACCTTTTCTGCGACTCCCCGCTGGCCTCCTCCTTCAGTCTCTCCACGCCACTCAAGCTCATTGGAGTCACCAAGATGAACATCAACTCCCGGAGGTTCTCCCTCTGCTGA